Proteins encoded together in one Shewanella oneidensis MR-1 window:
- the secE gene encoding preprotein translocase subunit SecE, translated as MTTNTENQTNSLDIVKWGLAILLLAAAVIGNQMYSEASAVIRALAVIVAFAIAGFIVLQTEKGKKALAFARESQIEVRKVVWPTRQEALNTTFIVLAATGILALILWGMDAVLMRIVNFITGV; from the coding sequence ATGACAACAAATACTGAAAACCAGACTAACTCTCTGGATATCGTGAAGTGGGGTTTAGCAATCCTATTGCTGGCCGCTGCTGTTATTGGCAATCAAATGTATAGCGAGGCGAGTGCTGTTATCCGTGCACTAGCTGTTATCGTTGCATTCGCTATTGCTGGTTTTATTGTCCTACAGACAGAAAAGGGTAAAAAAGCCTTAGCTTTCGCGCGTGAGTCGCAAATTGAAGTGCGCAAGGTCGTATGGCCAACACGCCAAGAAGCGCTTAACACCACTTTTATTGTCCTTGCTGCAACTGGTATCTTAGCTCTTATCCTTTGGGGTATGGATGCCGTGTTAATGCGAATTGTCAATTTTATCACTGGCGTATAG
- the coaA gene encoding type I pantothenate kinase has protein sequence MTSKNPIQKALYLAFERAQWSVLRDAVPMTLSEQDLENLRGINEKVSLSEVTDIYLPLSRLLNLIVKAKQQRGLVLDEFLGQKPSSSPYIISLAGSVAVGKSTTARILQALLSQWPEHPKVDLVTTDGFLYPLADLKRKGLLQRKGFPESYDMKMLVEFISGVKSGQPHVNAPIYSHVTYDRIRGQHQTVSQPDILILEGLNVLQTGLDSPVDIRRPFVSDFVDFSIYVDAEEHLLKQWYQERFLQFRKGAFSDEKSYFHHYASLTDDEANTIAAKIWDTINGPNLQLNIQPTRERAHLILQKGQDHLMSHVLLRK, from the coding sequence ATGACGTCAAAGAATCCAATTCAAAAAGCACTCTATCTTGCCTTTGAGCGCGCACAATGGTCTGTTTTGAGGGACGCTGTGCCAATGACGCTGAGTGAGCAAGACTTGGAGAATCTTCGAGGGATTAATGAAAAGGTTTCCCTCTCAGAAGTCACCGATATCTATCTGCCGCTCAGCAGGCTGCTTAACTTAATTGTCAAAGCCAAACAGCAACGAGGTTTAGTCCTCGATGAATTTCTTGGTCAGAAGCCGTCAAGTAGCCCTTATATTATTAGCCTTGCAGGTAGCGTCGCTGTTGGTAAAAGCACCACTGCACGTATTTTACAGGCGTTACTAAGCCAGTGGCCCGAGCATCCTAAAGTCGATTTAGTTACGACTGACGGTTTTCTATATCCGTTGGCCGACTTAAAGCGTAAAGGCTTATTACAGCGCAAAGGCTTTCCTGAAAGTTACGATATGAAGATGTTGGTTGAATTTATTTCGGGCGTAAAATCAGGACAACCTCATGTTAATGCGCCTATCTATTCCCACGTAACCTACGACCGCATTCGTGGCCAGCATCAAACCGTCTCGCAGCCCGATATATTGATCCTTGAAGGTCTCAATGTACTGCAAACTGGATTAGATTCGCCAGTCGATATACGCAGGCCCTTTGTATCTGACTTTGTCGACTTTTCGATTTATGTCGATGCAGAAGAACATTTATTGAAACAGTGGTATCAAGAGCGCTTTTTGCAATTTCGCAAAGGGGCATTTAGTGATGAAAAGTCCTATTTCCATCACTATGCAAGCCTAACCGATGATGAGGCTAATACCATAGCCGCAAAAATTTGGGATACAATCAACGGCCCCAATTTGCAACTCAACATTCAGCCGACAAGAGAACGAGCACATCTGATCCTACAAAAAGGACAAGATCATTTGATGTCCCACGTATTGCTACGTAAATAA
- the rplK gene encoding 50S ribosomal protein L11, producing MAKKIDAYIKLQVKSGSANPSPPVGPALGQKGVNIMEFCKAFNARTEKMEKGMPIPVVITVYSDRSFTFETKTPPASYLLKTAAGLKSGSPRPNTQKVGTIARAKIQEIAEMKAADMTGADVEAMTRSIEGTARSMGLVVEG from the coding sequence ATGGCAAAAAAGATTGATGCTTATATTAAGCTACAAGTGAAATCAGGTTCTGCGAACCCTTCACCACCAGTTGGTCCAGCTCTGGGTCAGAAAGGTGTGAACATCATGGAATTCTGTAAAGCGTTTAACGCTCGTACAGAAAAAATGGAAAAAGGCATGCCTATTCCAGTCGTGATCACTGTATACAGTGACCGTTCATTCACTTTCGAAACTAAGACTCCACCAGCTTCTTACTTACTGAAGACTGCTGCAGGCCTGAAATCAGGTTCTCCACGTCCAAACACTCAGAAAGTAGGTACTATCGCTCGTGCTAAGATTCAGGAAATTGCTGAAATGAAAGCCGCCGATATGACTGGTGCTGATGTTGAAGCGATGACTCGCTCAATCGAAGGTACTGCGCGTTCAATGGGTTTGGTTGTAGAGGGTTAA
- a CDS encoding RNA recognition motif domain-containing protein translates to MQKSFLIVLVIAILGAIALSQFATTLPAYIAFVAGVIITTLIFKLVPDSGKAQADDEQYVGPTMTLYVGNLPYRVHEGEVKVLFGEFGPVNSVRLVRDRKTGRRKGFGFVEMSEAGAQKAMVKLNDFNFQERTLKVREAKTQDSEAADRTGTDE, encoded by the coding sequence ATGCAAAAGTCATTTCTTATTGTTTTAGTTATTGCCATTCTTGGCGCAATTGCGCTATCTCAATTTGCAACAACATTACCTGCTTACATCGCCTTTGTTGCTGGCGTAATTATTACCACGCTTATTTTTAAATTAGTGCCTGATTCAGGCAAAGCTCAAGCAGATGATGAGCAATATGTCGGCCCAACAATGACACTTTATGTGGGTAATTTGCCCTATCGTGTTCATGAGGGAGAAGTAAAAGTCTTATTTGGTGAATTCGGCCCAGTCAATTCAGTCCGTTTAGTGCGTGATCGTAAAACAGGCCGTCGTAAAGGATTTGGTTTTGTTGAAATGTCTGAAGCTGGTGCTCAAAAAGCAATGGTTAAACTGAATGACTTTAACTTCCAAGAAAGAACGTTAAAGGTAAGGGAAGCTAAAACACAGGATTCAGAGGCAGCGGATCGAACAGGCACCGATGAATAA
- the murB gene encoding UDP-N-acetylmuramate dehydrogenase yields the protein MSFPYSLKSFNTFGVTQSCLSLIEVRSKAELQAICLPLYQSKQPMLVLGGGSNIVFTDDFNGTVVRVLSKGISVTEDVSYFYLEIEAGENWHELVEFTLNNHMAGLENLALIPGTVGAAPIQNIGAYGVELCDICHWVEYLDLDSGLLLRLSVDECEFSYRESIFKGRLRDKAVITAVGLRLPKTWQPRLAYGPLQSFAADTVTPRDIFERVCEVRSEKLPDPHILGNAGSFFKNPIISAAAYVELAQRFPNIVGYAQANGDVKLAAGWLIEHAGLKGFVLGNAGVHAKQALVLVNLGNATGQDICRLALHVIARVHDVFGVMLEAEPRIMGLNGETSLHV from the coding sequence ATGTCTTTCCCATACTCGCTAAAGTCGTTTAATACCTTCGGAGTGACACAATCGTGCTTATCACTTATTGAGGTGCGTTCAAAGGCAGAGCTGCAAGCTATTTGTCTACCGTTATATCAGTCTAAACAGCCAATGTTAGTTTTAGGTGGTGGTAGCAATATCGTCTTTACCGATGACTTTAATGGTACGGTGGTGCGAGTATTGTCTAAAGGGATTTCCGTCACTGAAGATGTAAGTTATTTTTATCTTGAAATTGAGGCGGGGGAGAATTGGCATGAATTAGTGGAATTCACGCTAAATAACCATATGGCTGGGCTGGAAAATTTAGCCCTGATCCCGGGTACTGTCGGTGCTGCACCTATTCAAAATATCGGCGCCTACGGTGTTGAGCTTTGCGATATTTGTCACTGGGTTGAATATCTCGATCTTGATTCAGGCCTTTTACTGAGGCTATCCGTGGACGAGTGTGAGTTCAGTTATCGCGAGTCGATTTTTAAAGGCAGATTGCGTGACAAAGCTGTTATTACCGCCGTTGGATTACGCTTACCGAAAACTTGGCAACCTAGATTAGCTTATGGTCCATTGCAATCTTTTGCTGCAGATACCGTCACACCAAGGGATATTTTCGAGCGGGTGTGTGAGGTCAGAAGCGAGAAATTACCTGATCCGCACATCTTGGGTAATGCCGGGAGTTTTTTTAAGAATCCTATTATTAGTGCAGCAGCTTATGTTGAACTTGCTCAACGTTTTCCAAACATTGTCGGTTATGCACAAGCTAATGGTGATGTGAAACTTGCTGCGGGGTGGTTGATTGAACATGCAGGCCTTAAGGGATTTGTGCTGGGGAACGCTGGAGTACATGCTAAGCAGGCATTAGTGTTAGTGAATTTGGGCAATGCAACTGGGCAAGATATTTGCCGATTGGCATTGCATGTAATCGCTCGCGTGCATGATGTTTTTGGGGTTATGCTTGAAGCCGAACCACGCATAATGGGATTGAATGGGGAGACGAGTCTACATGTCTGA
- the nusG gene encoding transcription termination/antitermination protein NusG: MTEAKEAKKRWYVVQAFSGYEGRVCKSLIEYIKMHGMEQYFGEVLVPTEEVIEMRAGQRRKSERKFFPGYVLVQMEMNDDSWHLVKSIPRVLGFIGGTSDRPAPISDREADAILRRLQETTASPTHRVIFEPGEVVRVCDGPFADFNGTVEEVDYDKSRVKVSVMIFGRSTPVELDFSQVEKG, from the coding sequence ATGACTGAAGCTAAAGAAGCTAAAAAAAGATGGTATGTAGTGCAGGCATTCTCAGGCTATGAAGGCCGAGTTTGTAAGTCACTGATTGAATATATTAAAATGCACGGCATGGAACAGTATTTCGGTGAGGTATTAGTTCCGACTGAAGAAGTTATTGAAATGCGTGCAGGTCAGCGTCGTAAGAGTGAGCGTAAGTTTTTCCCTGGTTATGTTCTGGTCCAGATGGAAATGAACGATGACAGCTGGCATTTAGTCAAAAGCATCCCGCGTGTTTTAGGCTTTATTGGCGGAACTTCTGATCGCCCAGCGCCAATTTCAGATAGAGAGGCCGATGCAATTCTGCGTCGCTTACAAGAAACCACAGCTTCGCCAACTCATCGTGTTATTTTCGAGCCGGGCGAAGTGGTGCGTGTATGTGATGGTCCATTTGCTGACTTTAACGGTACTGTTGAAGAAGTGGATTATGACAAGAGCCGCGTAAAAGTGTCAGTAATGATCTTTGGTCGTTCTACACCTGTTGAGCTCGATTTTAGTCAGGTCGAAAAAGGCTGA
- the rplL gene encoding 50S ribosomal protein L7/L12 encodes MSITKDQILEAFAAMSVMEVVELIEAMEEKFGVSAAAAVVSGGGEAAAAVEEQTEFNVILTAHGDNKVAVIKAIRGATGLGLKEAKAMSEAAPVAVKEGVSKEEAEALKKELVEAGASVEIK; translated from the coding sequence ATGTCTATCACTAAAGACCAAATCTTAGAAGCCTTTGCAGCTATGTCTGTAATGGAAGTTGTTGAACTGATCGAAGCAATGGAAGAGAAGTTCGGCGTTTCTGCCGCTGCTGCTGTTGTTTCTGGTGGTGGCGAAGCTGCTGCTGCTGTTGAAGAGCAAACAGAATTCAACGTAATTCTGACTGCACACGGCGACAACAAAGTTGCAGTTATTAAAGCCATCCGTGGTGCAACTGGTTTAGGCCTGAAAGAAGCTAAAGCAATGTCTGAAGCTGCTCCAGTAGCAGTTAAAGAAGGCGTTTCTAAAGAAGAAGCTGAAGCTCTGAAGAAAGAACTAGTTGAAGCTGGTGCTTCAGTAGAAATCAAGTAA
- the tuf gene encoding elongation factor Tu, with protein MAKAKFERSKPHVNVGTIGHVDHGKTTLTAAISHVLAKTYGGEAKDFSQIDNAPEERERGITINTSHIEYDTPSRHYAHVDCPGHADYVKNMITGAAQMDGAILVVASTDGPMPQTREHILLSRQVGVPFIIVFMNKCDMVDDAELLELVEMEVRELLSEYDFPGDDLPVIQGSALKALEGEPEWEAKILELAAALDSYIPEPERDIDKPFLMPIEDVFSISGRGTVVTGRVERGIVRVGDEVEIVGIRTTTKTTCTGVEMFRKLLDEGRAGENCGILLRGTKRDDVERGQVLSKPGSINPHTTFESEVYVLSKEEGGRHTPFFKGYRPQFYFRTTDVTGTIELPEGVEMVMPGDNIKMKVTLICPIAMDEGLRFAIREGGRTVGAGVVAKIFA; from the coding sequence ATGGCTAAAGCTAAATTTGAACGTTCTAAGCCCCATGTAAACGTGGGCACCATCGGTCACGTTGACCATGGTAAAACCACTCTGACTGCAGCTATCTCTCACGTACTGGCTAAGACCTACGGTGGTGAAGCTAAAGACTTCTCTCAAATCGATAACGCTCCAGAAGAGCGTGAGCGCGGTATTACCATCAATACCTCTCACATCGAATATGACACGCCTTCACGCCACTACGCACACGTAGACTGCCCAGGCCACGCTGACTATGTTAAAAACATGATCACTGGTGCTGCACAGATGGACGGCGCGATATTAGTAGTTGCTTCTACAGACGGTCCAATGCCACAAACGCGTGAGCACATCCTGCTGTCTCGCCAAGTAGGCGTACCATTCATCATCGTATTCATGAACAAATGTGACATGGTTGACGATGCTGAGCTGTTAGAATTAGTCGAAATGGAAGTACGTGAACTGTTATCAGAATACGACTTCCCAGGTGATGACTTACCCGTAATCCAAGGTTCAGCTCTGAAAGCGCTAGAAGGCGAGCCAGAGTGGGAAGCGAAGATCCTTGAGCTGGCAGCAGCTTTAGACTCTTACATTCCAGAACCAGAGCGTGATATCGATAAGCCATTCCTGATGCCAATCGAAGACGTATTCTCAATCTCTGGCCGTGGTACAGTAGTAACTGGTCGTGTTGAGCGTGGTATCGTACGTGTTGGTGACGAAGTAGAAATCGTTGGTATCCGTACTACAACTAAGACCACCTGTACTGGTGTTGAAATGTTCCGTAAACTGCTTGACGAAGGTCGTGCAGGTGAGAACTGTGGTATTTTATTACGTGGTACTAAGCGTGATGATGTAGAACGTGGCCAAGTATTATCTAAGCCAGGTTCAATCAACCCACACACCACTTTTGAATCAGAAGTCTACGTACTGTCAAAAGAAGAAGGTGGTCGTCACACGCCATTCTTCAAAGGCTACCGTCCACAGTTCTACTTCCGTACAACTGACGTAACCGGTACTATCGAACTGCCAGAAGGCGTAGAGATGGTAATGCCAGGCGACAACATCAAGATGAAAGTGACTCTGATCTGCCCAATCGCGATGGACGAAGGTTTACGCTTCGCAATCCGTGAAGGTGGCCGTACAGTAGGCGCTGGTGTTGTAGCGAAGATTTTCGCTTAA
- the rplJ gene encoding 50S ribosomal protein L10 has translation MALRLEDKKAIVAEVNEAAKGALSAVAADSRGVTVGAMTGLRKKAREAGVYVRVVRNTLARRAVEGTAFECLAETFTGPTLIAFSNEHPGAAARLLKDFAKEQANFEVKGAAFEGNFIPAADIDRLAKLPTYEEALAQLMMTMKEASAGKFVRTLAALRDQKQEAA, from the coding sequence ATGGCATTAAGACTCGAAGACAAAAAAGCGATTGTTGCTGAAGTCAACGAAGCTGCCAAAGGTGCGCTATCTGCAGTTGCCGCTGATTCTCGCGGTGTAACTGTAGGTGCTATGACCGGTCTGCGTAAAAAAGCTCGCGAAGCTGGTGTTTATGTACGTGTAGTACGTAACACTCTGGCTCGTCGTGCTGTTGAAGGTACTGCATTTGAGTGCCTAGCAGAAACGTTCACTGGCCCAACTTTGATTGCTTTCTCTAACGAGCACCCAGGTGCTGCAGCTCGTCTGTTAAAAGACTTTGCTAAAGAGCAAGCTAACTTCGAAGTTAAAGGCGCAGCCTTTGAAGGGAATTTCATCCCTGCAGCTGACATTGATCGTTTGGCGAAACTGCCAACATACGAAGAAGCACTAGCACAGTTAATGATGACTATGAAAGAAGCATCTGCTGGCAAGTTCGTTCGTACACTGGCCGCCCTGCGCGATCAAAAACAAGAAGCCGCTTAA
- the rplA gene encoding 50S ribosomal protein L1, translating into MAKLTKRMRVIREKVDGTKLYEINDAVALLKELATAKFVESVDVAVNLGIDPRKSDQNVRGATVLPHGTGRDVRVAVFTQGANAEAAKAAGAELVGMDDLAEKIKAGEMNFDVVIASPDAMRVVGMLGQILGPRGLMPNPKTGTVTPNVAEAVKNAKAGQVRYRNDKNGIIHTTIGKVDFTPVQLKENLEALISALKKAKPAVAKGVYVKKVSISTTMGAGVAVDQASLETAN; encoded by the coding sequence ATGGCAAAACTAACTAAACGCATGCGCGTAATCCGCGAGAAAGTTGACGGTACTAAATTATACGAAATCAACGATGCTGTTGCTCTGTTAAAAGAATTAGCAACTGCTAAGTTCGTTGAAAGTGTTGACGTTGCTGTTAACCTGGGTATCGACCCACGTAAATCTGACCAAAACGTTCGTGGTGCAACTGTGTTACCACACGGCACTGGTCGTGACGTTCGCGTTGCAGTATTTACACAAGGTGCAAATGCTGAAGCTGCTAAAGCTGCTGGTGCTGAACTTGTTGGTATGGATGATCTGGCTGAGAAAATCAAAGCCGGTGAAATGAACTTTGACGTGGTTATCGCATCTCCAGACGCAATGCGCGTTGTTGGTATGTTAGGTCAAATCTTAGGCCCACGTGGTTTAATGCCTAACCCAAAAACTGGCACAGTAACGCCAAACGTTGCTGAAGCAGTTAAGAATGCTAAAGCTGGTCAAGTTCGTTACCGCAACGACAAGAACGGTATTATCCACACTACTATCGGTAAAGTGGATTTCACACCAGTTCAATTGAAAGAAAACTTGGAAGCGTTAATCTCTGCACTGAAAAAGGCTAAGCCAGCAGTTGCAAAAGGTGTATACGTGAAAAAAGTAAGCATCTCTACCACTATGGGTGCAGGTGTTGCTGTTGACCAAGCTTCTCTCGAAACAGCTAACTAA
- the birA gene encoding bifunctional biotin--[acetyl-CoA-carboxylase] ligase/biotin operon repressor BirA, which translates to MSDNWVRKRQILGLLSNEHFVSGEELATQLGISRAAVSKHVDTLEDYGVAIFSVKGRGYKLANPISLIDSSRLIQAIDNRCFYFDEIPSTNGFMLGHTSELKSGDLCVAEYQSAGRGRRGRTWVSPYGHHLYFSQFWSFPQGMAQAMGLSLVVACSLVEVLKSFGVENVGVKWPNDIYLNFKKLAGILIEMSGQADSECQLIIGIGVNMAMSEGQGKGIDQPWSDLSGLTCIPNKTDLVIALHKQLKRDIQLFEREGLVAFKTRWQEADLFHGKEIRLLMGENHLDGICRGIDEQGAVLLENADGIQAYIGGEISLRPI; encoded by the coding sequence ATGTCTGACAACTGGGTAAGAAAACGCCAAATATTGGGATTGTTGTCGAATGAGCATTTTGTCTCGGGTGAAGAGTTGGCTACACAACTCGGAATTTCCCGCGCAGCAGTCAGTAAGCATGTAGATACGCTAGAAGACTATGGTGTTGCCATTTTCAGCGTGAAAGGCCGTGGTTATAAGTTAGCTAACCCTATCTCACTTATTGATTCATCTCGTTTAATTCAGGCGATCGATAACCGCTGCTTTTACTTTGATGAAATTCCTAGCACGAACGGCTTTATGTTAGGCCATACAAGTGAGCTTAAGAGTGGTGATCTATGTGTCGCTGAGTATCAGTCTGCAGGGCGAGGACGTAGAGGACGGACTTGGGTGTCTCCCTATGGGCATCATTTGTACTTCTCGCAGTTTTGGTCATTTCCACAGGGAATGGCGCAGGCTATGGGTTTAAGCTTAGTCGTGGCTTGTAGTCTAGTTGAGGTACTGAAATCCTTCGGTGTTGAAAATGTTGGTGTTAAGTGGCCGAACGATATTTATCTTAATTTCAAGAAACTTGCTGGCATTTTGATTGAAATGTCTGGGCAGGCAGATAGTGAGTGCCAATTGATTATTGGTATTGGCGTAAATATGGCAATGTCAGAAGGCCAAGGTAAAGGGATTGATCAGCCTTGGAGCGACTTATCTGGTTTGACGTGTATACCAAATAAAACGGACCTGGTGATTGCATTACACAAACAGTTGAAAAGGGATATACAGTTGTTTGAGCGTGAAGGGCTGGTAGCCTTTAAAACGCGGTGGCAGGAGGCAGATCTGTTCCATGGTAAAGAAATTCGTTTATTGATGGGCGAGAATCACCTTGACGGTATTTGTCGTGGGATTGATGAACAGGGCGCTGTATTGTTAGAAAACGCCGATGGCATACAAGCCTATATCGGCGGAGAAATCAGTTTAAGGCCAATATAA